Genomic window (Verrucomicrobiia bacterium):
ACCGATTCCGGCACCATCGTTCTGGAACTCTTTCCCAAGGAAGCGCCGGTTACGGTGGAAAACTTTTTGAAACTGGTGAACCAAAAATTTTACGACGGCCTGATTTTTCACCGGGTGATTCCCGGTTTCATGATCCAAGGGGGGGACCCGAAGGGGAACGGATCGGGCGGGCCGGGCTGGACCATCAAGGGGGAATTCGGAGCGCGCAAGCATGTTTTGGGGACGCTTTCGATGGCCCGCACGGCGGACCCGAACTCGGCCGGGAGCCAGTTTTTCATCTGCGTGGCGGCCGCCCCGCACCTGGACGGGCAGTACGCGGCCTTTGGACAGGCGATTTCCGGCGCGGAGGTGGCGGTCAAAATCTCCACCGTGCCGCGGGACGGGATGGACAAGCCGCTTTCACCGATTCATATCAAGCGGGCGTATCAAAAGAAGTGAGGTCCATAGCGGTTCTGGGGGCCACCGGCTCCATCGGGACACAAACCCTGGAGGTGGCTTCGCGTTTCCCCGATAAA
Coding sequences:
- a CDS encoding peptidylprolyl isomerase produces the protein MKTILLTVLAAAAIFAGCKKEEQKTEQKMEATAEVQTPESKPAPEAAMPSDTANPQVILETDSGTIVLELFPKEAPVTVENFLKLVNQKFYDGLIFHRVIPGFMIQGGDPKGNGSGGPGWTIKGEFGARKHVLGTLSMARTADPNSAGSQFFICVAAAPHLDGQYAAFGQAISGAEVAVKISTVPRDGMDKPLSPIHIKRAYQKK